Part of the Mya arenaria isolate MELC-2E11 chromosome 8, ASM2691426v1 genome, GTTTCTTTGGTGCGGAGTCCCCTGAATTATCACTGCTTAAACATTTGTTCACAGAGGTTGAAAACAGGTTTGATCATATAGATGTACAATTTGCACAGCTTCGTCGGCAGGTCGCGTTTGTTGCAACGCAGGTACACTTCACAGATTTGGAATCAAACATCAATGCCGTGCACTCCGAGTTCATCACCTTGACCAAAGTTACCAATTCGGCAGGCTACAAATACGAGGCAGGTGAGTTCAAAGACACTTACGATCGCACCTACGAATCATCTGGCATAAAACTCTATCAAGGGATTATTCATGGTGGCTTGACAACTGGAGGAATCTTTCAAGAATTCATGGCCCACAGCCGCAATGACAGGAGAGCAACCCAGAAATTTATGCTTGGCACATTGAACCTCTTGATGAGAGCTGCTGCATTGGAAATGACGTATGCCGAAATCAACAATGATCCAAACCACGCTCTTAAGCAAAGCGCTTGGACAGATCGCTTCACAcgagttaaaaataaaatgttggcGATTGATAATGAGATTCCAACACATTATCATACACAGATGACCAGTGACGTCAACGACTTCGCATCAACTCACCCGAAAGGCGGACTGAGCAATACGGACTTCTCTTCTCAACTGTACAGCATGCTTACGAACAAGGTAAAATCAATTTTGTGTTACATACATTCAATGTACTGAGAATTAATGGTTTGCCGGATTATAGGTGACACAATTTAACTAAGTTGAATTTCTTTAATATAGCCATCGTTAGATTTCCGTACTCTTCTCGGCAGCAAAATGTCCATAAACCAAGAATTTGTATTATCGTCTTACTTTTCTCATTCCATTTGATAATGGGAAATAAGGGCAAACAAGCGcagttagaaaaaaaatcacagctTTTCGATGTTCTTCCGTTGCCTATGGGGCATAACTAAAGAAAATGTCCAGGATTATGAGTCAtgctacacatacatgtattctcATAATTGTTACAACTCTCGGTTAGGCTCTAGATAGTGGCTGAGGTGTTCGGACCATACATGCCAAACCGGAAGTTTGATTTATCCCCGGTCTCTCGGCAGGGAACGAATATCCCCCAgatttgttaaagaaaaaaaacagggaTGAATCTAAGCAGCATTTTACATACAGGTACATgccattgaaaatgaaatagtCAGACCACTAAAACTTAAGGTAACAAACAACTCCACACggtaaaaaaatgacataatgaCTTGAATCGAGTATTATAgttatttgtttgataattgTCAACTTTCACATGAAATGATAGATTAATGTGCAATAGTTATCCGAGTcaaacatttatgtatttttgggAAATGGAAGtaatcaacaatatttataatatttattccattctGGTATGGTCTGAAATTCATAATTTCTGATAGTAAGCAGAATTCTTTAATTTTCTTTTGTGGAGGGTGAGCTACTTATATCTATGtgttctatttcatttttaagtgcATTTCAGAACACAGTCTTTGTATATCACAGTGTCTCAAGCATGAATTAAATGCTTCTTGATTAACAAATGGTAAAATGATACTCGCGCTGTAGCGATAACTTGATTGATCCCCTGGTTTAATGTCATAATCCCCTTGAATTcagaacaaaaatgttaaaatctccTGGAATGGTCTCAGGAAATATGACATGTACGAGTTCCGAATAGCATTGCCATTGTGAACATATGTACCATGCTGTTAATGAATATCTTTAACTGTTTTGAGAAGTGCCCACATGACGCCACAAAGGCTTTGACACAACCACAAACAGATGTACAACAACAAAAGCAAACACCAATATAcgattgtttttcattttcttgttcATAACACAAGCTATGGCTACAGGCCATGCATGATTACGGTTGCGAAAATGACACCATGGCTatgacaaaatctcattttatttctttgaaaaaagaagaagataacTTAAAGTGCATATACTTTGCTTTAGTTCTACTGGCGTGATTGGTTGGTGATTGTCGCAGAGACCTATGGCACAGACAAGCTCATCAACCACGCATGTGAATACAACCAGCACGATAACCACGGACGTTCCATTGTCATTGCCAGCGTTGACAAGTCAAAGAAAGCCATGGACATGCACGCTGCCGCCACTGCTGCTCATGGGTTGCATTTATACAGGTACATTTTTCCATAATTCACTTAGTATATCATATTGGATAGACAGTTTTAAGATTGCACCACTCAAGTTTGTTTATTGGTTTGAAATAATGTCAAGTTGTGCAAACGAGGAGGAGTGAGGCATCAAATTAATGACAATACCTCTTGTAGACATTCGAAGTAATAAGAGAgtggttgtgcacacaaactgttttaaacccccagtaaatttacattttactgaccattccacAGCGGTAActaacaattattgataaacatatctagttttttatatatagtatgtatgcactgtgctgtttgtggagttttgtgctgttcttccatgtttcatgtttgtgttttttgtttttttgtgtgtttggcgtttacccagtgccattaaaccgggtttatgtttaaactttttgctactgaaattgtttctgtagtttttcacataagtattaattctttaaaacaacattGCCATGATACAAATTGATTGAACTAATATTCATTGTAAAAGTTACTATCTGTGGCCAAAATGGCTGGGTTATTTTCTATGCAACACCGAACACATCAACAGTTATACTAAGACTAGGACCAAGAAATACCGCAAAcaattatttgtcttggaaaaacGAACGGTCAAATGAAATGACACTAATATGCTTGCCTGTTTATAGCATTTAACGCGCAGTTTTGAACCAGTTCATATTAAGATAAACATGCTTGGAACACCCTTATAACATATTACAGAACTTGGATTGGACGACCTGACCTTCAACATCACTACGCCTGTGTCAATGCTGCGGACGGATATAACGGGCTACCAGATTCTGCACGCAACCACTGCACCACGTACGCCGCTGCTGGGGTCTACTGCACACACAACACGGACATCCACTTACACGCTCCAGCTGCGAGGTTATACTCGTATACTGCGCACGCTTCTAACCGTGTTTACTTGTTCGGTTAAGTATCTTGAAAAAATTATCTTGACCAAATGGGAAATAAaccataaaaagtatatattgtttcttttcataatgtttaatattgtttaagtttGATACCAAGATAAGTAATGAATGATTAAAGCATCTTTCTGAAACAGTTGGTTTAATTAGCTTATTTAAAATGGTTGCTTGATATGAACAAGAGTCCAAGACCCTTATATGTCTTTCTATGAGCTTGCTTTTCAccattattcatcatttttcataattaactCCTAAATGTATTGAATGGGAACCATTTATGTAGTGGCGGGGCGAAACTGAGCCAAGTAACGGGATAATAGAGCAGCGAATTTTCGCTCGTTGCTTGTCATATTGTTTTCGCCTCGCCATTTGGCGCATTTTCGCTTTGCCGCGAAAAGGCAAATATAAGGCAAGGGCTACGTCGCCTTCCTGTAATCAAAACGATTTCAATACAAGTTATATCGCTGAATTTTCAATATGTGCATGCATTTGCCTTTTAACGACGTACCACACATAATTTTAAGTGTTAAACACTTGTCAtgcaattattgaataaaatagcTGTGTTCATGGCGCATTTTCGGCACACCGCTTGGTTCATTTTCGAACTGTTACTCTTTTGCCGCCAGCCGCCAGATTGCTGCTTAGTAGCctaaatatttgctaaaatacaACAGACAAAGTCGCTTACGTTTCACagacaaataatttaaaaattgatcaGAGGGATTATGTCCGCCTTGACAAAATGATGGGGGGGGGGATTATGtccatatatacaaaaataagcGGGAGGGATCTGTCCGGGGGGATTTTGTCTGCCTCCCCATTTACAATCTTCCAAACCAAAAAAAGTATGTGagaactttttgttttaata contains:
- the LOC128244526 gene encoding uncharacterized protein LOC128244526 — its product is MRGLLICVVLAIGVATASDLRAMSSKRFLLHNGQGLTSSQESQIKNGFDSAKCIADKIDKADFGGVVGALVGKFSSFLGVLGPFVGLGLSFFGAESPELSLLKHLFTEVENRFDHIDVQFAQLRRQVAFVATQVHFTDLESNINAVHSEFITLTKVTNSAGYKYEAGEFKDTYDRTYESSGIKLYQGIIHGGLTTGGIFQEFMAHSRNDRRATQKFMLGTLNLLMRAAALEMTYAEINNDPNHALKQSAWTDRFTRVKNKMLAIDNEIPTHYHTQMTSDVNDFASTHPKGGLSNTDFSSQLYSMLTNKFYWRDWLVIVAETYGTDKLINHACEYNQHDNHGRSIVIASVDKSKKAMDMHAAATAAHGLHLYRTWIGRPDLQHHYACVNAADGYNGLPDSARNHCTTYAAAGVYCTHNTDIHLHAPAARLYSYTAHASNRVYLFG